A DNA window from Xyrauchen texanus isolate HMW12.3.18 chromosome 6, RBS_HiC_50CHRs, whole genome shotgun sequence contains the following coding sequences:
- the LOC127644496 gene encoding regulator of G-protein signaling 20-like isoform X2: MEKPMGSERMEMRKRQMSVQQDSVAGTTALVQNEQPGQGNHGSNACCFCWCCCCSCCWNEDREERNRRASYDFKAEGNADFEESQKPSVEDVRSWGQSFDKLMLCPSGRSAFRQFLRTEFSEENMLFWLACEDFTKETNKSIIEEKARVIYEDYISILSPKEVSLDSRVREVINRNMQEPSSHTFDDAQLQIYTLMQRDSYPRFMNSPVYISLMNTVSEQSVES, translated from the exons atggaaaag CCCATGGGATCAGAGCGGATGGAGATGCGAAAGAGGCAGATGTCGGTGCAGCAGGATTCGGTGGCGGGGACCACAGCACTGGTGCAGAATGAACAGCCCGGCCAAGGGAACCATGGCTCCAATGCCTGCTGCTTCTGCTGGTGCTGTTGCTGCAGCTGCTGTTG GAATGAAGACAGAGAGGAGAGGAACCGAAGAGCCTCATATGATTTTAAAGCAGAGGGAAATGCAGACTTTGAGGAGAG TCAGAAACCTTCTGTCGAAGATGTGCGCTCATGGGGGCAATCCTTCGACAAGCTGATGCTGTGCCCCAGTGGAAGAAGTGCTTTTCGGCAGTTTCTGCGCACCGAGTTCAGTGAGGAAAACATGCTCTTTTGGTTGGCTTGTGAAGATTTCACCAAGGAAACCAATAAGAGCATTATCGAGGAGAAGGCGCGGGTTATATATGAAGACTACATCTCCATTCTCTCACCCAAAGAG GTGAGCCTTGACTCTAGAGTTCGGGAAGTTATAAACAGGAATATGCAGGAGCCATCATCGCACACATTTGATGATGCGCAGCTCCAGATATACACGCTAATGCAAAGAGACTCATATCCTCGATTCATGAACTCCCCAGTCTACATAAGCTTAATGAATACAGTCTCTGAGCAGTCGGTGGAATCTTAG
- the LOC127644496 gene encoding regulator of G-protein signaling 20-like isoform X3 encodes MGSERMEMRKRQMSVQQDSVAGTTALVQNEQPGQGNHGSNACCFCWCCCCSCCWNEDREERNRRASYDFKAEGNADFEESQKPSVEDVRSWGQSFDKLMLCPSGRSAFRQFLRTEFSEENMLFWLACEDFTKETNKSIIEEKARVIYEDYISILSPKEVSLDSRVREVINRNMQEPSSHTFDDAQLQIYTLMQRDSYPRFMNSPVYISLMNTVSEQSVES; translated from the exons ATGGGATCAGAGCGGATGGAGATGCGAAAGAGGCAGATGTCGGTGCAGCAGGATTCGGTGGCGGGGACCACAGCACTGGTGCAGAATGAACAGCCCGGCCAAGGGAACCATGGCTCCAATGCCTGCTGCTTCTGCTGGTGCTGTTGCTGCAGCTGCTGTTG GAATGAAGACAGAGAGGAGAGGAACCGAAGAGCCTCATATGATTTTAAAGCAGAGGGAAATGCAGACTTTGAGGAGAG TCAGAAACCTTCTGTCGAAGATGTGCGCTCATGGGGGCAATCCTTCGACAAGCTGATGCTGTGCCCCAGTGGAAGAAGTGCTTTTCGGCAGTTTCTGCGCACCGAGTTCAGTGAGGAAAACATGCTCTTTTGGTTGGCTTGTGAAGATTTCACCAAGGAAACCAATAAGAGCATTATCGAGGAGAAGGCGCGGGTTATATATGAAGACTACATCTCCATTCTCTCACCCAAAGAG GTGAGCCTTGACTCTAGAGTTCGGGAAGTTATAAACAGGAATATGCAGGAGCCATCATCGCACACATTTGATGATGCGCAGCTCCAGATATACACGCTAATGCAAAGAGACTCATATCCTCGATTCATGAACTCCCCAGTCTACATAAGCTTAATGAATACAGTCTCTGAGCAGTCGGTGGAATCTTAG